Proteins encoded by one window of Ascochyta rabiei chromosome 1, complete sequence:
- a CDS encoding DnaJ- protein scj1, whose translation MFIRIAQLALLLCFALLVLGAEDYYKLLGLKKDASERELKKAYRSLSKKFHPDKNPGDESANQKFVAVAEAYDILSVEETRKIYDQYGHDGIEQHKKGNGPGQRHDPFDLFSRFFGGSGHFGHHGGERRGPSMEVRVAIPLRDFYNGRKTEFTIEKQAICSACEGSGSADGHVETCDTCGGRGAVIRRQQLAPGLFQQVQMQCDACNGKGKTIKNPCPICHGSRVVRESETHELDIEKGMPDGVRITYENEADESPDYVAGDLIVHLVEADAALGAQDHERTDGTFFRRRGPDLFWREVLSLREAWMGDWTRNVTHLDGHIVKLSRKRGEVVQPNTVEILKEEGMPVWHQQLENNDGLQYGNLHVEYVVVLPDQMEKGMEKDFWGVWDKYRKKSGVVLDKALNRPEGEIKMPDADGHDEL comes from the exons ATGTTCATACGTATAGCGCAATTGGCGCTGCTCTTGTGCTTTGCACTGCTGGTGCTCGGAGCAGAGGACTACTACAAG TTACTAGGTCTGAAGAAAGACGCCTCCGAGCGCGAGCTCAAGAAGGCCTACCGCAGTCTGAGCAAGAAGTTTCACCCCGACAAGAACCC TGGAGATGAGAGCGCGAACCAAAAGTTCGTTGCAGTCGCCGAAGCCTACGATATCCTCAGTGTCGAAGAAACCCGCAAGATCTACGACCAGTATGGCCACGACGGTATCGAGCAACACAAGAAGGGCAATGGTCCGGGCCAGCGTCACGACCCCTTCGATCTCTTCTCACGCTTCTTCGGCGGCTCAGGCCACTTTGGACACCACGGTGGAGAGCGACGAGGCCCCAGTATGGAAGTTCGTGTCGCCATCCCTCTTCGCGACTTCTACAACGGACGCAAGACCGAGTTCACAATCGAGAAGCAGGCCATCTGCTCTGCATGTGAGGGATCCGGCTCAGCAGACGGACACGTCGAGACCTGCGACACCTGTGGCGGACGTGGTGCAGTTATTAGACGCCAACAACTCGCGCCAGGGCTCTTCCAACAAGTCCAAATGCAGTGCGACGCATGTAACGGCAAGGGCAAGACGATCAAAAACCCGTGCCCCATCTGCCACGGCAGCAGGGTCGTTCGTGAATCTGAGACGCACGAACTCGACATCGAGAAGGGCATGCCAGACGGTGTGCGCATTACATACGAGAACGAAGCTGACGAAAGCCCCGACTACGTCGCCGGAGACCTCATCGTGCACCTTGTTGAAGCGGATGCAGCACTCGGCGCCCAAGATCACGAACGTACAGATGGCACCTTCTTCCGCCGTCGCGGTCCTGATCTGTTCTGGCGCGAAGTGCTCTCGCTGAGAGAAGCGTGGATGGGCGACTGGACCCGCAATGTCACACACCTTGACGGACACATTGTCAAACTATCCCGCAAGCGCGGTGAAGTTGTGCAACCCAACACCGTCGAGATTCTGAAGGAGGAGGGCATGCCAGTTTGGCACCAGCAGCTTGAGAATAACGATGGGCTGCAGTATGGCAACCTCCATGTTGAATATGTAGTGGTGCTGCCGGATCAAATGGAAAAGGGCATGGAGAAGGACTTCTGGGGCGTGTGGGATAAGTACAGGAAGAAGAGCGGTGTTGTCCTTGACAAGGCGTTGAACAGACCAGAGGGAGAGATCAAGATGCCAGACGCTGACGGGCATGATGAACTATAG
- a CDS encoding Non-specific serine/threonine protein kinase: protein MAKARVSLQRHAEQINVHEDGQNEEEVHSELGESMDPLDESGHTVDSSDEEIEDAVAEDMSRFEETFVGINKRFRLINRIGEGTFSTVYKAEDLEYNKFDNSWDIEERENKKWSSPGSRKRSKRPHYVAIKKIYVTSSPIRIFNELELLYDLRDSDSVCPLITAFRHLDQVVAVLPYFQHRDFRDYYRDMKISEMRLYFRSLFTALRAVHQKKIIHRDVKPTNFLYNPALQRGVLVDFGLAEREGTDWHPCACHLSDEDRRHRVTHSVYAQTQSSGHNTSSYPKNDTRNSRRANRAGTRGFRAPEVLLKCTQQTCSIDMWSVGVILLTMLSRRFPFFHSADDIDALLEITTIFGRKKMRETSLLHGQVFETNIPSYSESGHSLEKIILWCTGRTGDKTAPKKELEEDEKEAVQFLHRLLECNPAKRITADEALGHPFLAKAHDDNEGDDGMVDLVEA from the exons ATGGCGAAGGCTCGTGTGTCGCTGCAGCGCCATGCGGAGCAGATCAATGTGCATGAAGACGGCCAGAACGAGGAGGAAGTCCACTCAGAACTAGGCGAAAGCATGGATCCCCTCGATGAAAGCGGGCACACGGTCGACAGCAGTGACGAAGAGATCGAAGATGCCGTCGCCGAAGACATGTCACGCTTTGAAGAGACATTTGTCGGCATCAACAAACGCTTTCGATTGATCAACCGCATTGGCGAAG GAACATTTTCCACTGTCTACAAGGCCGAAGATCTGGAGTACAACAAATTCGACAACAGCTGGGACATTGAGGAGCGCGAGAACAAAAAGTGGTCGTCACCTGGATCCCGGAAACGCTCCAAGCGACCCCACTACGTTGCCATCAAGAAGATCTACGTCACAAGCAGTCCTATCCGGATATTCAACGAGCTTGAGCTACTGTACGACTTGAGAGACTCGGATTCAGTCTGCCCGCTTATCACTGCCTTCCGCCATCTGGACCAAGTCGTTGCTGTGCTTCCTTACTTCCAGCATCGCGACTTCCGGGACTACTACAGAGACATGAAGATCTCTGAGATGCGTCTATACTTCCGGAGCCTGTTCACAGCACTTCGAGCGGTGCACCAGAAGAAAATTATCCACCGCGACGTCAAGCCAACAAACTTCCTTTACAATCCTGCGCTGCAGCGTGGAGTTCTTGTCGACTTTGGCCTGGCAGAGCGTGAGGGCACAGACTGGCACCCATGTGCGTGCCATCTATCAGACGAGGACCGCCGTCACAGAGTGACTCACAGCGTGTATGCGCAGACACAGTCGTCCGGCCACAACACGTCCAGCTACCCCAAGAACGACACACGAAACAGCCGCCGAGCGAACCGAGCGGGTACTCGTGGATTTCGTGCCCCGGAGGTGCTGCTCAAGTGCACGCAGCAGACGTGCTCTATCGACATGTGGAGTGTAGGTGTCATCTTACTAACGATGCTCTCTCGCCGCTTTCCCTTCTTCCACAGCGCAGACGACATCGACGCACTGCTTGAGATCACCACCATTTTCGGCCGCAAGAAGATGCGGGAAACCTCTCTGCTGCACGGCCAGGTCTTCGAGACCAACATCCCAAGTTACAGTGAGAGCGGTCACAGCTTGGAGAAGATCATCCTCTGGTGCACTGGAAGGACTGGCGACAAGACAGCGCCAAAGAAGGAGCTGGAAGAGGACGAGAAGGAGGCCGTACAGTTCTTGCATCGCTTGCTGGAGTGCAACCCCGCCAAACGCATAACCGCCGACGAGGCTCTTGGACACCCCTTCCTTGCAAAGGCCCACGATGACAACGAGGGGGACGATGGCATGGTCGACCTTGTTGAAGCGTAG
- a CDS encoding condensin complex non-SMC subunit Cnd1, variant 2, with the protein MRLKTNTTRLPCGGGPHLLVCFSCSQTTRPRRRRVAAHCRFFFCFFPPDAILGTMEARVDFDINEAIKLFDSDPATIPAPEAPRALQECEDDPEALSSLALINSELNPVVDAVAESPDAITRSSVFDTLQFLLKNSAQIPPAALGKILDLIVSALSTQADIVHADLEAEDQDAIPHHKTLLEMYAFLFRWTISAVETRALEKSASAPAARGRGKTGKSKAGSSKDGTWDAAAQLETALDRVSKVLKLKLGRIFVTTSERDTFVGLFTKPVYHILENEARVKNAAIRNHCFRVLCIAVKHHGHAYTAQTSINQCLTYFEHLSEPMAEFLHTLADAYDYSQLAEDVLKDISTKEYSATDLKGPKSVSTFLIKISELLPNLIIKQGALLNNLLDSEAYTLRCAMIEVCGNLINMLSKLSQDDRSEAHKRNIDIFFDVLEQRFLDINPYCRCRVMQVYVKLCDLPHMSSKQGRKRRQMAADFSEQSLRDKSSNVRRNAIKLLSKLVETHPFSAMYNGLLSTESWEQGLEGIDANIAALKPPEELQERAPGEVDESMLLDATQADAGTAKDPAEMNEEEQAALVVKLQKDAETVQELEKFNKARSFVRQALRFIEVINDAAEQVMQLLSSKNKSEVIEAMDFFTTIDAYKIANARLGIKRMLRLIWTKGNSDEGKGVQAHLIDCYKGLFFNAPPGCDTNQAANYITRGMISLTFDTTPAELISLEQLLSTMMKQGLVNSLVIEKLWAIYGYQKKDISMRQRRGAIIVLGMLALSSPDIIVQEMETCLRIGLGKFGHRDFGLARYTCVALRRISAPPGKQQAGEAQAPAVKLPNDHAVLVRLAAMCELESDSKDWFGVADQAISAIYVLSRHPDVLCSDIIRQVAKRVFSPKAPSRPTSSSGPKGDGSDPIDVDEEMPDAPALDAPQPKKQNSALALSQLVFIVGHVAIKQIVHLEICELEFKRRKAEKEKDKKAAPRKSLAPEPTPLKKGRKRGAAKDPTPAPEAEADDLDLMAGTNEDDFTDAIAHVRERELLFGPQSLLANFGPLVSDICANNTSYNHPTLQAQAALCLGKLMCVSQQYCEDNLNLLLNILERSQDAVVRSNLVIALGDMAVCFNHLVEQDTEFLYRRLNDSDPSVKRTCLQTLTFLILAGQVKVKGQLAEMAKCIEDSDKKITEMARQFFSELSTKDNAIYNQFVDMFSTLSADTALDEDAFKRIIKYLAGYIEKEKQAKQLSAKLASRLPRAENERQWRDIEYTLGFLQHKDEEIQKMLSEGFKVVQATA; encoded by the exons ATGCGGCTAAAGACAAACACAACGCGCCTTCCGTGCGGCGGCGGCCCGCATCTGCTTGTTTGCTTTTCGTGCTCGCAAACAACACGCCCCCGACGACGCCGTGTGGCCGCGCATTGTCGTTTCTTCTTTTGCTTCTTTCCTCCTGACGCGATTCTGGGCACGATGGAGGCGCGCGTCGATTTCGACATCAACGAGGCGATCAAGCTGTTCGATAGCGATCCTGCAACGATTCCAGCGCCCGAGGCACCCCGGGCCCTGCAAGAGTGCGAAGATGACCCAGAAGCGCTGTCGTCGCTGGCGTTGATCAACAGCGAGCTGAATCCGGTGGTTGACGCCGTAGCGGAGAGTCCAGATGCCATCACTCGCAGCTCCGTCTTCGACACCCTCCAGTTCCTCCTCAA AAACTCGGCACAGATACCTCCAGCCGCCCTCGGCAAGATCCTCGACCTCATCGTCTCCGCGCTTTCCACCCAAGCCGACATCGTGCACGCCGACCTCGAAGCCGAAGACCAAGATGCAATCCCGCACCACAAGACCCTCCTAGAGATGTACGCTTTTCTGTTCCGGTGGACCATATCCGCAGTCGAAACAAGAGCGCTCGAGAAGTCGGCATCAGCGCCCGCAGCAAGAGGGCGGGGCAAGACGGGCAAGTCCAAGGCGGGCTCCAGCAAGGACGGCACATGGGACGCAGCGGCACAGCTCGAGACGGCGCTCGATAGGGTCAGCAAGGTCTTGAAGCTCAAGCTGGGCCGCATATTCGTCACAACGTCAGAGCGAGACACCTTCGTTGGCCTCTTCACCAAGCCCGTCTACCACATCCTGGAGAACGAGGCAAGAGTGAAGAATGCTGCCATACGCAACCACTGCTTCCGCGTCCTCTGCATTGCCGTCAAGCACCACGGCCACGCATACACCGCGCAGACATCGATCAACCAATGCCTCACCTACTTCGAACACCTGTCCGAGCCTATGGCCGAGTTCCTGCACACCCTTGCCGACGCATACGATTACTCGCAACTGGCCGAGGACGTGCTCAAAGACATCAGCACGAAAGAGTACAGCGCTACAGACCTGAAGGGCCCCAAATCCGTGTCGACATTCCTAATCAAGATCTCTGAGCTGCTGCCAAATCTCATCATCAAGCAAGGAGCACTGCTCAACAACCTCCTCGACAGCGAAGCTTATACTCTTCGATGCGCCATGATCGAAGTTTGTGGCAACCTGATCAACATGCTCAGCAAGCTGAGCCAAGACGATCGCAGCGAGGCCCACAAAAGAAACATCGACATCTTCTTCGACGTGCTGGAACAGAGATTTCTGGATATCAACCCTTACTGTCGGTGCCGTGTGATGCAGGTCTACGTTAAGCTTTGTGACCTCCCCCACATGAGTTCGAAACAAGGACGCAAGCGCCGACAGATGGCTGCAGATTTCTCCGAACAGAGCCTCAGAGACAAAAGCAGCAACGTACGTCGAAATGCCATTAAGCTACTCTCAAAACTCGTCGAAACACATCCCTTCTCGGCAATGTACAACGGTCTGTTGTCAACGGAGAGCTGGGAGCAAGGACTTGAGGGAATCGATGCGAACATCGCCGCACTGAAGCCTCCGGAAGAGTTGCAAGAGCGTGCGCCAGGCGAGGTCGACGAATCGATGCTACTTGACGCAACTCAAGCCGACGCTGGTACCGCGAAAGACCCGGCCGAGATGAACGAGGAGGAGCAAGCTGCGTTAGTTGTCAAGTTGCAAAAGGACGCTGAGACCGTCCAGGAACTGGAAAAGTTCAACAAGGCACGCTCGTTTGTTCGGCAAGCACTGCGGTTCATCGAGGTGATCAACGATGCGGCCGAGCAGGTGATGCAGCTGCTTTCTTCCAAGAACAAGAGCGAAGTCATCGAGGCCATGGACTTCTTCACTACAATCGATGCGTACAAGATTGCGAACGCGAGACTCGGCATCAAAAGGATGCTCCGGCTCATCTGGACCAAAGGCAACAGCGACGAGGGCAAGGGCGTTCAAGCGCACCTCATTGACTGCTACAAGGGCTTGTTTTTCAACGCGCCTCCAGGCTGTGATACAAACCAAGCTGCCAACTACATCACTCGTGGCATGATCAGTCTGACCTTCGACACGACACCGGCCGAACTCATTTCTCTTGAGCAACTTCTCAGTACTATGATGAAGCAAGGCTTGGTTAACAGCCTAGTCATTGAAAAGCTTTGGGCAATTTACGGTTATCAGAAGAAGGACATATCTATGAGGCAGCGCCGAGGTGCCATCATCGTTCTGGGCATGCTGGCACTTTCGTCACCAGACATCATTGTGCAAGAGATGGAGACCTGTCTGCGCATTGGCCTGGGAAAATTTGGTCATCGCGACTTCGGACTAGCTCGATACACCTGCGTTGCTTTGCGCCGAATCAGTGCACCTCCCGGCAAGCAACAGGCTGGTGAAGCTCAAGCTCCGGCCGTCAAACTTCCCAACGACCACGCCGTGTTGGTAAGGCTAGCCGCAATGTGCGAACTGGAATCTGACAGTAAGGATTGGTTCGGAGTCGCCGATCAAGCGATCAGTGCAATCTATGTGCTTTCGAGACATCCAGATGTACTCTGTTCGGACATTATCAGACAGGTCGCCAAGCGTGTATTTTCCCCGAAAGCACCTTCTCGCCCAACCTCTAGTTCCGGCCCGAAAGGAGATGGCTCAGATCCCATAGATGTAGATGAGGAGATGCCCGACGCACCTGCTCTTGACGCCCCACAGCCAAAGAAACAGAACTCGGCGTTGGCACTATCGCAGCTCGTGTTCATTGTTGGACACGTAGCCATAAAGCAGATTGTTCATCTGGAAATCTGCGAACTTGAGTTCAAGCGACGCAAGGCCGAAAAGGAGAAGGATAAGAAGGCAGCACCTCGAAAGTCATTAGCTCCCGAGCCAACGCCATTGAAGAAGGGACGCAAGAGAGGTGCTGCCAAGGATCCGACGCCTGCGCCGGAGGCGGAAGCCGATGATCTTGACCTCATGGCGGGTACCAACGAGGATGATTTCACCGATGCCATCGCCCACGTCCGTGAAAGAGAGTTATTGTTTGGCCCACAGTCCCTTCTGGCCAACTTTGGTCCCTTGGTATCGGACATCTGCGCCAACAACACCTCGTACAACCACCCAACGTTACAAGCTCAAGCTGCGCTATGTCTAGGCAAGCTAATGTGTGTCAGTCAGCAATACTGCGAAGACAACCTCAATCTTCTGCTCAATATCCTTGAGCGTAGCCAGGATGCCGTCGTTCGTAGCAACTTGGTTATTGCACTTGGTGATATGGCTGTCTGTTTCAACCACTTGGTCGAGCAAGATACTGAGTTCCTGTACCGCCGTCTTAACGACAGCGATCCGAGTGTCAAGCGAACATGTCTCCAGACACTGACCTTCCTTATCCTCGCGGGTCAGGTCAAGGTCAAGGGCCAGCTGGCCGAGATGGCCAAGTGCATTGAGGACAGTGACAAGAAGATTACTGAGATGGCGCGTCAATTCTTCAGCGAGTTGTCTACGAAGGACAATGCTATCTACAATCAGTTTGTCGACATGTTCAGTACTCTCAGTGCTGATACTGCGCTCGATGAAGACGCATTTAAGCGAATCATCAAGTATCTTGCTGGGTACATTGAGAAG GAGAAACAAGCCAAACAACTCTCCGCCAAACTTGCTTCTCGATTGCCACGAGCTGAGAACGAGAGACAGTGGAGGGATATCGAGTACACGTTGGGCTTCCTCCAACACAAGGATGAGGAAATTCAGAAGATGTTGTCCGAGGGCTTCAAGGTCGTTCAGGCGACGGCTTAG
- a CDS encoding condensin complex non-SMC subunit Cnd1 has protein sequence MRLKTNTTRLPCGGGPHLLVCFSCSQTTRPRRRRVAAHCRFFFCFFPPDAILGTMEARVDFDINEAIKLFDSDPATIPAPEAPRALQECEDDPEALSSLALINSELNPVVDAVAESPDAITRSSVFDTLQFLLKCVPARPACASNKTTAHESDLTVQSRNSAQIPPAALGKILDLIVSALSTQADIVHADLEAEDQDAIPHHKTLLEMYAFLFRWTISAVETRALEKSASAPAARGRGKTGKSKAGSSKDGTWDAAAQLETALDRVSKVLKLKLGRIFVTTSERDTFVGLFTKPVYHILENEARVKNAAIRNHCFRVLCIAVKHHGHAYTAQTSINQCLTYFEHLSEPMAEFLHTLADAYDYSQLAEDVLKDISTKEYSATDLKGPKSVSTFLIKISELLPNLIIKQGALLNNLLDSEAYTLRCAMIEVCGNLINMLSKLSQDDRSEAHKRNIDIFFDVLEQRFLDINPYCRCRVMQVYVKLCDLPHMSSKQGRKRRQMAADFSEQSLRDKSSNVRRNAIKLLSKLVETHPFSAMYNGLLSTESWEQGLEGIDANIAALKPPEELQERAPGEVDESMLLDATQADAGTAKDPAEMNEEEQAALVVKLQKDAETVQELEKFNKARSFVRQALRFIEVINDAAEQVMQLLSSKNKSEVIEAMDFFTTIDAYKIANARLGIKRMLRLIWTKGNSDEGKGVQAHLIDCYKGLFFNAPPGCDTNQAANYITRGMISLTFDTTPAELISLEQLLSTMMKQGLVNSLVIEKLWAIYGYQKKDISMRQRRGAIIVLGMLALSSPDIIVQEMETCLRIGLGKFGHRDFGLARYTCVALRRISAPPGKQQAGEAQAPAVKLPNDHAVLVRLAAMCELESDSKDWFGVADQAISAIYVLSRHPDVLCSDIIRQVAKRVFSPKAPSRPTSSSGPKGDGSDPIDVDEEMPDAPALDAPQPKKQNSALALSQLVFIVGHVAIKQIVHLEICELEFKRRKAEKEKDKKAAPRKSLAPEPTPLKKGRKRGAAKDPTPAPEAEADDLDLMAGTNEDDFTDAIAHVRERELLFGPQSLLANFGPLVSDICANNTSYNHPTLQAQAALCLGKLMCVSQQYCEDNLNLLLNILERSQDAVVRSNLVIALGDMAVCFNHLVEQDTEFLYRRLNDSDPSVKRTCLQTLTFLILAGQVKVKGQLAEMAKCIEDSDKKITEMARQFFSELSTKDNAIYNQFVDMFSTLSADTALDEDAFKRIIKYLAGYIEKEKQAKQLSAKLASRLPRAENERQWRDIEYTLGFLQHKDEEIQKMLSEGFKVVQATA, from the exons ATGCGGCTAAAGACAAACACAACGCGCCTTCCGTGCGGCGGCGGCCCGCATCTGCTTGTTTGCTTTTCGTGCTCGCAAACAACACGCCCCCGACGACGCCGTGTGGCCGCGCATTGTCGTTTCTTCTTTTGCTTCTTTCCTCCTGACGCGATTCTGGGCACGATGGAGGCGCGCGTCGATTTCGACATCAACGAGGCGATCAAGCTGTTCGATAGCGATCCTGCAACGATTCCAGCGCCCGAGGCACCCCGGGCCCTGCAAGAGTGCGAAGATGACCCAGAAGCGCTGTCGTCGCTGGCGTTGATCAACAGCGAGCTGAATCCGGTGGTTGACGCCGTAGCGGAGAGTCCAGATGCCATCACTCGCAGCTCCGTCTTCGACACCCTCCAGTTCCTCCTCAAGTGTGTTCCAGCCCGCCCTGCCTGTGCAAGCAACAAAACAACGGCGCATGAGTCTGACCTTACCGTCCAATCTAGAAACTCGGCACAGATACCTCCAGCCGCCCTCGGCAAGATCCTCGACCTCATCGTCTCCGCGCTTTCCACCCAAGCCGACATCGTGCACGCCGACCTCGAAGCCGAAGACCAAGATGCAATCCCGCACCACAAGACCCTCCTAGAGATGTACGCTTTTCTGTTCCGGTGGACCATATCCGCAGTCGAAACAAGAGCGCTCGAGAAGTCGGCATCAGCGCCCGCAGCAAGAGGGCGGGGCAAGACGGGCAAGTCCAAGGCGGGCTCCAGCAAGGACGGCACATGGGACGCAGCGGCACAGCTCGAGACGGCGCTCGATAGGGTCAGCAAGGTCTTGAAGCTCAAGCTGGGCCGCATATTCGTCACAACGTCAGAGCGAGACACCTTCGTTGGCCTCTTCACCAAGCCCGTCTACCACATCCTGGAGAACGAGGCAAGAGTGAAGAATGCTGCCATACGCAACCACTGCTTCCGCGTCCTCTGCATTGCCGTCAAGCACCACGGCCACGCATACACCGCGCAGACATCGATCAACCAATGCCTCACCTACTTCGAACACCTGTCCGAGCCTATGGCCGAGTTCCTGCACACCCTTGCCGACGCATACGATTACTCGCAACTGGCCGAGGACGTGCTCAAAGACATCAGCACGAAAGAGTACAGCGCTACAGACCTGAAGGGCCCCAAATCCGTGTCGACATTCCTAATCAAGATCTCTGAGCTGCTGCCAAATCTCATCATCAAGCAAGGAGCACTGCTCAACAACCTCCTCGACAGCGAAGCTTATACTCTTCGATGCGCCATGATCGAAGTTTGTGGCAACCTGATCAACATGCTCAGCAAGCTGAGCCAAGACGATCGCAGCGAGGCCCACAAAAGAAACATCGACATCTTCTTCGACGTGCTGGAACAGAGATTTCTGGATATCAACCCTTACTGTCGGTGCCGTGTGATGCAGGTCTACGTTAAGCTTTGTGACCTCCCCCACATGAGTTCGAAACAAGGACGCAAGCGCCGACAGATGGCTGCAGATTTCTCCGAACAGAGCCTCAGAGACAAAAGCAGCAACGTACGTCGAAATGCCATTAAGCTACTCTCAAAACTCGTCGAAACACATCCCTTCTCGGCAATGTACAACGGTCTGTTGTCAACGGAGAGCTGGGAGCAAGGACTTGAGGGAATCGATGCGAACATCGCCGCACTGAAGCCTCCGGAAGAGTTGCAAGAGCGTGCGCCAGGCGAGGTCGACGAATCGATGCTACTTGACGCAACTCAAGCCGACGCTGGTACCGCGAAAGACCCGGCCGAGATGAACGAGGAGGAGCAAGCTGCGTTAGTTGTCAAGTTGCAAAAGGACGCTGAGACCGTCCAGGAACTGGAAAAGTTCAACAAGGCACGCTCGTTTGTTCGGCAAGCACTGCGGTTCATCGAGGTGATCAACGATGCGGCCGAGCAGGTGATGCAGCTGCTTTCTTCCAAGAACAAGAGCGAAGTCATCGAGGCCATGGACTTCTTCACTACAATCGATGCGTACAAGATTGCGAACGCGAGACTCGGCATCAAAAGGATGCTCCGGCTCATCTGGACCAAAGGCAACAGCGACGAGGGCAAGGGCGTTCAAGCGCACCTCATTGACTGCTACAAGGGCTTGTTTTTCAACGCGCCTCCAGGCTGTGATACAAACCAAGCTGCCAACTACATCACTCGTGGCATGATCAGTCTGACCTTCGACACGACACCGGCCGAACTCATTTCTCTTGAGCAACTTCTCAGTACTATGATGAAGCAAGGCTTGGTTAACAGCCTAGTCATTGAAAAGCTTTGGGCAATTTACGGTTATCAGAAGAAGGACATATCTATGAGGCAGCGCCGAGGTGCCATCATCGTTCTGGGCATGCTGGCACTTTCGTCACCAGACATCATTGTGCAAGAGATGGAGACCTGTCTGCGCATTGGCCTGGGAAAATTTGGTCATCGCGACTTCGGACTAGCTCGATACACCTGCGTTGCTTTGCGCCGAATCAGTGCACCTCCCGGCAAGCAACAGGCTGGTGAAGCTCAAGCTCCGGCCGTCAAACTTCCCAACGACCACGCCGTGTTGGTAAGGCTAGCCGCAATGTGCGAACTGGAATCTGACAGTAAGGATTGGTTCGGAGTCGCCGATCAAGCGATCAGTGCAATCTATGTGCTTTCGAGACATCCAGATGTACTCTGTTCGGACATTATCAGACAGGTCGCCAAGCGTGTATTTTCCCCGAAAGCACCTTCTCGCCCAACCTCTAGTTCCGGCCCGAAAGGAGATGGCTCAGATCCCATAGATGTAGATGAGGAGATGCCCGACGCACCTGCTCTTGACGCCCCACAGCCAAAGAAACAGAACTCGGCGTTGGCACTATCGCAGCTCGTGTTCATTGTTGGACACGTAGCCATAAAGCAGATTGTTCATCTGGAAATCTGCGAACTTGAGTTCAAGCGACGCAAGGCCGAAAAGGAGAAGGATAAGAAGGCAGCACCTCGAAAGTCATTAGCTCCCGAGCCAACGCCATTGAAGAAGGGACGCAAGAGAGGTGCTGCCAAGGATCCGACGCCTGCGCCGGAGGCGGAAGCCGATGATCTTGACCTCATGGCGGGTACCAACGAGGATGATTTCACCGATGCCATCGCCCACGTCCGTGAAAGAGAGTTATTGTTTGGCCCACAGTCCCTTCTGGCCAACTTTGGTCCCTTGGTATCGGACATCTGCGCCAACAACACCTCGTACAACCACCCAACGTTACAAGCTCAAGCTGCGCTATGTCTAGGCAAGCTAATGTGTGTCAGTCAGCAATACTGCGAAGACAACCTCAATCTTCTGCTCAATATCCTTGAGCGTAGCCAGGATGCCGTCGTTCGTAGCAACTTGGTTATTGCACTTGGTGATATGGCTGTCTGTTTCAACCACTTGGTCGAGCAAGATACTGAGTTCCTGTACCGCCGTCTTAACGACAGCGATCCGAGTGTCAAGCGAACATGTCTCCAGACACTGACCTTCCTTATCCTCGCGGGTCAGGTCAAGGTCAAGGGCCAGCTGGCCGAGATGGCCAAGTGCATTGAGGACAGTGACAAGAAGATTACTGAGATGGCGCGTCAATTCTTCAGCGAGTTGTCTACGAAGGACAATGCTATCTACAATCAGTTTGTCGACATGTTCAGTACTCTCAGTGCTGATACTGCGCTCGATGAAGACGCATTTAAGCGAATCATCAAGTATCTTGCTGGGTACATTGAGAAG GAGAAACAAGCCAAACAACTCTCCGCCAAACTTGCTTCTCGATTGCCACGAGCTGAGAACGAGAGACAGTGGAGGGATATCGAGTACACGTTGGGCTTCCTCCAACACAAGGATGAGGAAATTCAGAAGATGTTGTCCGAGGGCTTCAAGGTCGTTCAGGCGACGGCTTAG